A genomic segment from Hypomesus transpacificus isolate Combined female chromosome 13, fHypTra1, whole genome shotgun sequence encodes:
- the mrpl38 gene encoding 39S ribosomal protein L38, mitochondrial — MALRMVCLSALRTGTDLGVNNARTFGTTANLCRRRAGPQGPMPNEDIDSTNLESVEKYRSYTRYLKRAEEAMNSPAWWKTYRQYLNQEDPHHGEEKVDIGLPHGRAPRAKEARERKNIVKENRKSLELERATRLQTFKIPMERVEACWEETSWAYHVKRLADHHGIYRDLFPRAYFVPRVKLCISYGQDNSAQVHHGNHLTPTEAAVAPQVTFEAEEGSLWTLLLTSPDEHLQESEGEYLHWLVGNIQGSVVQSGEELASYLPPFPAKGTGFQRFVYVLFKQDRRIDYRAHEPNRACVSLAERSFKTVEFYRSHQDSMTPAGLAFFQCQWDPSVTDTFHSTLHMKEPVFEFVRPPVYHPPQVKYPHRQPLRYLDRYREGHKPTFGIY, encoded by the exons ATGGCGCTGCGGATGGTTTGCCTCTCAGCGTTACGAACGGGCACGGATTTAGGGGTCAATAATGCAAGAACATTCGGGACTACAG CAAACCTATGCCGCCGAAGGGCAGGTCCTCAAGGTCCAATGCCAAATGAAGACATAGACTCCACCAACCTGGAGTCGGTAGAGAAATACCGGAGTTATACCCGGTACCTGAAGAGAGCTGAAGAGGCAATGAATTCACCGGCCTGGTGGAAAACTTACAGACAGTACCTAAATCAAGAGGATCCTCACCATG GCGAGGAGAAAGTGGATATCGGGCTACCTCACGGACGGGCTCCCAGGGCCAAAGAAGCGAGGGAGCGGAAGAACATTGTGAAGGAGAACAGAAAGAGTTTAGAGCTGGAGAGAGCCACCCGCCTACAAACAT TTAAGATTCCCATGGAGCGCGTGGAGGCGTGCTGGGAGGAGACCAGCTGGGCCTACCACGTCAAGAGGCTGGCGGATCACCACGGGATCTACAGGGATCTGTTTCCCAGGGCCTACTTTGTGCCCCGAGTCAAACTCTGCATCAGCTATGGGCAGGACAACAGTGCCCAAGTGCATCATGGGAATCATCTAACCCCCACAGAG gcggcTGTAGCTCCCCAGGTCACCTTTGAGGCAGAGGAGGGCTCCTTGTGGACTCTGTTGCTCACCAGCCCAG ACGAGCATTTACAGGAATCCGAGGGAGAGTACTTACACTGGCTAGT GGGCAACATCCAGGGAAGTGTGGTACAGTCCGGTGAAGAGCTGGCTTCCTATCTGCCCCCGTTTCCAGCGAAAGGCACGGGTTTCCAGCGCTTCGTCTACGTGCTCTTTAAACAGGACCGACGCATCGACTACCGGGCCCACGAGCCAAACCGGGCATG tgTCTCACTGGCGGAGCGCAGCTTTAAGACAGTGGAATTCTACCGGAGCCACCAGGACAGCATGACTCCAGCGGGCCTGGCATTCTTCCAGTGTCAGTGGGACCCCTCGGTCACCGACACCTTCCACAGCACACTCC ACATGAAGGAGCCTGTGTTTGAGTTTGTGCGTCCGCCCGTGTACCACCCTCCCCAGGTGAAGTACCCCCACCGCCAGCCACTACGCTACCTGGACCGCTACAGGGAGGGACACAAGCCCACGTTTGGGATCTACTGA
- the fdxr gene encoding NADPH:adrenodoxin oxidoreductase, mitochondrial produces the protein MKMSTHKLALCKIKMLKLLRTSAVQTGLIQFNACSSGVRKLSSIPATSPKVCIVGGGPAGFYTAQHLLKARPDVQVDIYERLPVPFGLVRFGVAPDHPEVKNIINTFTQTAQHARCSFHGNVSVGKDVSVEELQRAYHAVVLSYGADGNRRMGVPGEDLAGVYSAKDFVGWYNGLPRNKELKPDLSCDTAVILGQGNVALDVARILLSPLEILKKTDITELALATLAESRVRRVLIVGRRGPLQVACTIKELREMVNLPGTRPEMIQADFNGIEEALKALPRPRKRLTELLVKAALEVPGEKEQERRRLASRSWAFRFLRSPLEVLPSADLTRAAGLRLAVNRLEGSGDGAWAVTTGEVEDVACGLVISSIGYKSLPIDTSVPFDPSKAIIPNTMGRVQQAAGLYCSGWVKRGPTGVIATTMNDSFDTARTLLQDLDSGALDLLTAKTGSQEVAALLEERGVKPVFFSDWEKINSEEVRRGEARGKPREKMQDVEEMLLVARTQGPITL, from the exons ATGAAGATGAGCACTCATAAATTGGCCTTGTGTAAAATCAAGATGTTAAAGTTATTACGGACGTCGGCTGTACAGACCGGATTAATTCAGTTTAATG CCTGCTCTTCGGGAGTTCGTAAACTGTCCTCTATTCCTGCGACAAGTCCGAAAGTGTGCATAGTAGGAGGAGGTCCTGCTGGCTTCTATACAGCACAACACCTCTTGAAG GCCCGACCAGACGTACAGGTGGACATATACGAGCGTCTGCCGGTGCCGTTTGGTCTGGTCCGGTTTGGCGTGGCGCCAGACCACCCCGAGGTCAAG AACATAATCAACACCTTCACACAAACAGCTCAACACGCCCGGTGTAGTTTCCATGGCAACGTGAGTGTGGGGAAGGACGTAAGCGTGGAGGAGCTCCAGAGGGCCTACCATGCTGTGGTGCTG AGCTATGGTGCAGATGGGAACAGGAGAATGGGTGTACCAGGTGAAGACTTGGCTGGTGTGTACTCTGCCAAAGACTTTGTAGGCTGGTACAACGGGTTGCCTAGAAACAAAGAG CTGAAGCCAGACCTGAGCTGTGACACGGCTGTGATTCTGGGCCAGGGCAATGTGGCCCTGGATGTAGCGAGGATCCTGCTGTCTCCTCTGGAGATCTTAAAG AAGACGGACATCACGGAGCTGGCGCTGGCCACTCTGGCGGAGAGCAGGGTGCGGAGGGTGCTCATCGTGGGCAGGAGAGGTCCCCTGCAGGTGGCCTGCACCATCAAG GAACTGAGAGAGATGGTGAACCTGCCTGGCACCAGACCAGAGATGATTCAGGCTGACTTCAATGGCATTGAAGAGGCTCTGAAAG CTCTGCCGAGGCCCAGGAAGCGTCTGACGGAGTTACTGGTGAAGGCAGCGCTGGAGGTCCCTggagagaaggagcaggagaggaggagactagCATCCCGCTCCTGGGCCTTCCGCTTCCTGCGCAGCCCGCTGGAGGTCCTGCCCTCCGCTGACCTCACCAGGGCCGCTGGCCTCCGATTGGCTGTCAACAGACTGGAG GGATCGGGTGATGGTGCGTGGGCCGTGACCACAGGCGAGGTGGAGGATGTAGCCTGTGGCCTGGTCATTAGCAGCATTGGCTACAAGAGCCTTCCCATCGACACATCGGTGCCCTTTGACCCCAGCAAGGCCATCATCCCCAACACTATGGGCCGTGTGCAgcaggcagcag GTCTGTATTGCAGCGGCTGGGTGAAGAGAGGTCCCACTGGGGTCATAGCCACCACCATGAACGACAGCTTTGACACGGCCCGGACACTCCTGCAAGACCTGGATTCTGGAGCCCTGGACCTCCTCACAGCCAAGACCGGCTCCCAGGAGGTGGCTGCCCTGCTGGAGGAAAGAG GAGTGAAACCTGTTTTCTTCTCAGACTGGGAGAAAATTAACagcgaggaggtgaggaggggggaggccagaGGAAAACCCAGGGAAAAAATGCAGGACGTGGAGGAGATGTTGCTGGTGGCCAGGACACAGGGGCCCATTACACTGTAA
- the LOC124475283 gene encoding uncharacterized protein LOC124475283 isoform X4: MEALLWRGVLVVLCTPAVLTCPSGPACPVVQSPRALSLNGPNSSAEILCSTSRPNPTGLYLRGRFRGNRLVAYLDMNDGAVTRTSVNPEFGGRLAVVEQPADKGCSTVALRLSWLRVEDTDSYSCTWMYFDSVTSSPLEFRSKGSVIIVRERDPNKPCLDGFVMDLILIVLSLLAFVIAFFVFIGALVWKCTRQRRRQFTPGRVNSRNRPRHPAPSAPPAPPEVSTAQSPAAHR, from the exons ATGGAGGCCCTGCTGTGGAGAGGTGTGTTGGTAGTTCTCTGCACACCCGCAGTTCTCACCTGCCCAA GTGGGCCTGCGTGTCCAGTCGTCCAGAGTCCCAGAGCCCTCTCTCTGAATGGGCCCAACTCCTCGGCAGAGATTCTCTGTTCCACCTCTAGGCCCAATCCCACGGGGCTGTACCTGCGCGGACGTTTCCGTGGCAACAGATTGGTGGCATACCTGGACATGAACGACGGAGCGGTAACACGAACGAGCGTCAACCCAGAGTTCGGGGGTCGTCTGGCGGTGGTCGAACAACCCGCGGACAAGGGTTGCAGTACGGTGGCCTTGCGTCTGTCTTGGCTGCGCGTGGAAGACACGGACAGCTACAGTTGCACATGGATGTACTTCGACAGTGTCACGTCCTCGCCGCTGGAGTTCCGGAGTAAAGGCTCCGTTATAATTGTCAGAG AGAGGGATCCTAACAAGCCCTGTTTGGATGGCTTCGTCATGGACCTCATCTTGATCGTGCTAAGTTTATTAGCCTTCGTCATTGCATTTTTCGTCTTCATTGGAGCTCTGGTGTGGAAATGCACAAGG CAGAGAAGGAGGCAGTTCACGCCTGGCAGAGTCAACAGTCGAAACAGGCCCAGGCACCCAGCACCAtcagcaccaccagcaccaccagagGTGTCCACAGCGCAGTCTCCAGCAGCTCACAGATAG